One Prosthecobacter dejongeii DNA window includes the following coding sequences:
- a CDS encoding PQQ-dependent sugar dehydrogenase, with amino-acid sequence MRFSLVLTFLRLLCLLVLTQVPLHGQIVRQANTSLYLPATTPPETSGPLTYAIVSAFPGVTFNAPMGSTYPTGETSRVYVNEREGKIWIIHGVGGSSPTKSLFMDLAAHLQSQNRPLATDNENGLLAMAFHPDYQQNGWFYLFYSIRTNNQLHQRLARFTATGTAGNFRAATSASAATESPLLTLYDRIGNHNGGDLGFGGDGYLYLSLGDEGGGDDEYNNARFIDKNFWGQMLRLDVNNLATNQGPSVLAQTASTSFPSAIHPGTYKVPADNPFIGRTTWHGRSVNPANVKREIYATGFRNPFRFNFDPTTGRLFLGDVGQNTKEEVDLVVKGGDYGWSWREGDVAFNGAPKFPNDATGSTTPPSGANFSPVSPIISYPRTSAQNPNMFGASVCAGIVYRGTLLPELRGMFWVADIYSGRIRAYQETTPGVWTGQGLPSKSGIVDFGINPSTEEPLLCCLNDGLFYKIVRGTASSAPMKLSEVGVFRDMSTLATFPGFVRYRPNVSFWSDGAIKERWFAIKETTPKIGYSETGNWTFPTGTVWVKHFEIPVNGFRRRLETRLLVKTADGVYGLTYKWTSDTEAYLVPAAGETSLVPFGSSQYWRYPSRSECLSCHTAAAGYALGFNTAQINGPYPFAGTNMKQLDLLNAAGYLSGMAESIQPHLPALSTAPTQSLEWRARSYLAVNCAPCHQPGGGAQGNWDARYVTPTELSQIIQGSLINQGADPDSRVIVPGDTEHSMLLKRMQGEAQGLSRMPPVGSLMRDVDGENLIASWIQELSGYQTLQQWLDDHFGAAAGPNAAPAADADGDGLSNQEEYALGTNPQSAASRWKYDAITKANGRVTVNFTQPANRMALVEISHDLITWRMLTAVDNEYLYPAAPVNRSFYFPLTEKKRFFRVRLRQP; translated from the coding sequence ATGCGCTTTTCTCTGGTTCTAACTTTCCTGCGACTGCTTTGCCTATTGGTCCTAACCCAGGTGCCTCTGCATGGGCAGATCGTCCGGCAGGCAAACACGTCCCTATATCTACCTGCCACGACACCGCCTGAGACTTCAGGACCGCTGACTTATGCGATCGTTTCTGCGTTTCCTGGCGTGACCTTTAATGCCCCGATGGGTAGCACATACCCAACGGGGGAGACGAGCCGTGTGTACGTCAATGAGCGTGAGGGAAAGATCTGGATCATCCATGGGGTAGGTGGTAGCTCCCCAACAAAAAGTTTGTTCATGGATCTGGCGGCGCATCTCCAGTCTCAAAACCGGCCACTGGCGACTGACAATGAAAACGGGCTGCTGGCCATGGCCTTTCATCCTGACTATCAGCAAAACGGCTGGTTTTATCTGTTCTACAGCATCCGGACGAACAATCAGCTCCATCAGAGGCTGGCACGATTCACCGCCACAGGCACAGCGGGAAATTTCCGTGCAGCTACAAGCGCGAGTGCGGCCACTGAGTCTCCTTTGCTGACTCTGTATGACCGGATCGGGAATCACAACGGCGGGGACCTCGGCTTTGGTGGTGACGGATATCTTTACCTTTCGTTAGGCGATGAGGGCGGCGGTGATGATGAGTATAATAATGCGCGCTTCATTGATAAAAATTTCTGGGGCCAAATGCTGCGCCTAGACGTGAATAATCTCGCAACAAACCAGGGGCCTTCCGTGCTGGCTCAGACGGCCTCCACCAGTTTTCCCTCGGCCATTCATCCGGGGACCTATAAGGTGCCTGCGGACAATCCATTCATTGGCCGCACTACCTGGCACGGACGGAGTGTGAATCCAGCCAATGTAAAAAGGGAAATTTATGCTACAGGCTTTCGGAATCCCTTTCGGTTTAATTTTGATCCTACGACGGGTCGGCTCTTTCTCGGGGACGTGGGGCAGAATACCAAGGAAGAGGTGGATCTAGTGGTGAAAGGTGGCGACTACGGCTGGAGCTGGCGGGAAGGGGACGTGGCCTTCAATGGTGCCCCCAAATTCCCCAACGATGCAACGGGTTCCACGACCCCGCCTTCAGGGGCGAATTTTTCTCCCGTTTCCCCGATCATCAGCTATCCAAGAACGAGTGCCCAAAACCCCAATATGTTTGGGGCCTCCGTCTGTGCAGGGATTGTCTATCGTGGGACTCTGTTACCAGAACTGCGGGGTATGTTTTGGGTGGCTGACATCTATTCCGGCCGCATTCGGGCCTACCAGGAAACGACGCCTGGAGTGTGGACGGGACAGGGGCTTCCTTCGAAGTCTGGCATCGTGGATTTTGGTATCAACCCGAGTACTGAAGAGCCACTCCTTTGCTGCCTGAACGATGGCCTTTTTTACAAGATTGTTAGGGGGACGGCGTCCTCAGCGCCAATGAAGCTCTCGGAGGTAGGAGTGTTTCGAGACATGTCCACCCTGGCTACTTTTCCAGGCTTTGTGCGCTACCGCCCCAATGTGAGCTTCTGGAGTGACGGAGCCATCAAAGAGCGCTGGTTTGCCATCAAGGAGACGACTCCAAAGATCGGGTACAGCGAGACGGGTAATTGGACCTTTCCCACCGGGACGGTGTGGGTGAAGCATTTTGAAATCCCTGTCAATGGATTCAGAAGACGGCTGGAAACTCGTCTGCTAGTGAAGACTGCCGACGGTGTGTATGGGCTCACTTATAAATGGACTTCAGACACAGAAGCCTATCTGGTCCCTGCGGCAGGTGAAACCAGTCTTGTTCCTTTTGGGAGTAGCCAGTACTGGCGCTACCCCTCACGCAGTGAATGCCTGAGCTGCCACACGGCTGCGGCAGGTTATGCCCTGGGTTTTAATACGGCACAGATCAATGGGCCGTATCCTTTCGCTGGCACCAACATGAAGCAGTTAGATCTATTGAACGCGGCTGGATATCTTTCAGGAATGGCGGAGTCCATACAGCCGCATTTACCGGCACTGAGCACGGCGCCCACTCAGTCACTGGAGTGGCGGGCGCGATCTTATCTGGCGGTGAACTGTGCCCCCTGCCACCAGCCTGGCGGAGGCGCGCAGGGAAACTGGGATGCACGCTATGTCACGCCCACGGAGCTTAGCCAGATCATTCAGGGCAGTCTGATCAATCAAGGGGCAGATCCTGATAGTCGTGTCATCGTACCGGGTGATACGGAACATTCGATGCTTCTGAAACGGATGCAGGGTGAGGCCCAAGGGTTGTCTCGCATGCCTCCGGTGGGATCGCTCATGCGTGATGTTGATGGGGAGAACTTGATTGCAAGCTGGATCCAGGAACTGAGTGGCTACCAAACTTTGCAACAATGGTTGGATGATCATTTTGGCGCTGCCGCAGGGCCCAATGCAGCCCCTGCTGCGGATGCCGATGGCGACGGCCTGAGCAATCAGGAGGAATACGCTCTGGGAACCAATCCCCAAAGTGCCGCCAGTCGCTGGAAGTACGATGCCATCACCAAGGCCAATGGGAGGGTGACGGTGAATTTTACCCAGCCAGCAAACCGCATGGCTTTGGTGGAGATCAGTCACGATCTTATCACCTGGCGGATGTTAACCGCTGTGGACAATGAGTATTTGTACCCGGCTGCTCCCGTAAACCGAAGTTTCTATTTTCCCCTGACGGAAAAGAAGCGATTTTTTCGCGTGCGTTTGCGTCAGCCTTAA
- a CDS encoding response regulator, whose amino-acid sequence MTSLIIDDEPQIRRLLRLALESRGYTVREAEAGQLGLQEAAFHKPDVILLDLGLPDMDGLDVLKRLREWSDVPVLILSVRDQESTKVAALENGADDYVTKPFGTAELMARLSAITRRQRSTEVAEVTLGLLHISLVDHAVTLAGQELKLTPTEYALLKALARHPGKIITQQQLLKAVWPGTNVEQTAALRVHVNHLRSKVGSSIEIRNEPGIGYRILG is encoded by the coding sequence ATGACCAGCCTGATCATTGATGATGAACCCCAGATCCGTCGCCTGCTGCGACTGGCTCTGGAATCACGCGGCTACACCGTGCGCGAGGCTGAGGCTGGGCAGTTAGGCCTGCAAGAGGCTGCCTTTCACAAACCAGATGTCATCTTGCTGGATCTGGGCCTGCCTGACATGGACGGTCTGGATGTGCTAAAACGCCTGCGTGAATGGAGCGATGTCCCCGTGCTGATCCTCAGCGTGCGCGATCAAGAAAGTACCAAAGTCGCCGCCTTGGAAAACGGCGCAGATGACTACGTGACCAAACCTTTTGGCACCGCTGAGCTCATGGCCCGTCTCTCTGCCATCACTCGGCGGCAGCGCAGCACAGAGGTGGCCGAGGTCACTCTCGGCCTCCTGCACATCAGCCTTGTGGATCATGCCGTCACGCTCGCAGGCCAGGAGCTGAAACTCACCCCCACCGAGTACGCTCTCCTGAAGGCCCTGGCCCGGCATCCCGGTAAAATCATCACCCAGCAGCAGCTCCTCAAAGCCGTATGGCCCGGCACGAACGTAGAACAAACCGCCGCCCTGCGCGTGCATGTGAATCACTTGCGCAGCAAAGTCGGCAGCAGCATCGAAATTCGCAACGAACCCGGTATCGGCTACCGCATTCTTGGTTAG
- a CDS encoding sensor histidine kinase produces MHPEPPRPNPDALLAQMQKEHSLAQPGRLHIFLGMCPGVGKTYAMLQAARQRAKEGVEVLVGVVETHGRHETSALLEGLHILPRKLLDHRGYTLEEFDVDEVLRLRPQLVLVDELAHTNAPGSRHAKRYQDVLELMDAGLDVYTTLNVQHIESQVDIVQQISGVAIQEKVPDSLLDRAHEIQLIDLSAEKLLERMAEGKVYMGERAEHAVSNFFKEGTLTALRELALRFTAERVDRDLEDIRRARRVTSAWKTHARLLVGIGPSPYAESLIRWTRRAAARLDGSWIVAWVERSAPLSPAEQEVLTRALGLARRLGAEVVTLTGDDVAEALLQLASERNVSQIVVGKPDKRTWGSSLADRLIAESGDIDVCVVRPVAGRQLTATTTLPSSIPISQVAEYSWAVALTFVLTSLCWALLPITGYTFVALVLLLGVMAAGMRFSRGPVLAMASVSALAWNYFFIPPQFTLHIDQPEDMLMFGMFFLVALSMGHLTTRLRQREAAERRRQRQTAALLRVTQSAALAAEPDKGLHEALRVITDLLQSSVSLVLRQSDHTLSPAAHTSSSFQPNSKEWGVVAWSFDHKQAAGRFTDTLPESDATWFPLQTATSTMGVLGIRLEREARLDFTTRQTIEALALQLALVLEKEHFIQAASRAEVLEQSEKLRQTLLDSVSHELKTPLAIIKASLEGLSEQPTATNLYTGEIATATTRLQRVVDHLLHMTRIESAVMQPHLDWCDIRDVIQAARTAAGPAVTAHPLSVFIPDTMPLVRLDHSLTAQAVANILHNATTYTPAGTAIEIRVTLQGDRFYLIIRDHGPGFAGESVLRVFEKFYRAPGSPAGGTGLGLAIARGFVRAQGGEISARNHPDGGAEVALEMKHVF; encoded by the coding sequence ATGCACCCGGAACCTCCACGCCCCAACCCCGATGCCCTGCTCGCGCAGATGCAAAAGGAGCACTCGCTGGCACAGCCTGGGCGGCTGCACATCTTCCTGGGCATGTGCCCTGGTGTGGGTAAAACCTACGCCATGCTACAGGCGGCCAGGCAGCGTGCCAAGGAGGGTGTGGAGGTTCTCGTGGGCGTGGTAGAAACACATGGCCGCCATGAGACCTCCGCCTTGCTAGAGGGCCTGCACATTTTACCACGGAAATTGTTAGACCATCGTGGCTATACTTTAGAGGAATTTGATGTGGATGAGGTGCTGCGATTGCGCCCTCAACTTGTGCTGGTGGATGAACTAGCGCACACAAATGCACCCGGCTCACGCCATGCCAAACGTTACCAAGATGTTCTGGAACTGATGGATGCCGGGCTGGATGTGTACACCACCCTCAATGTCCAGCACATCGAGAGTCAGGTGGACATCGTCCAGCAGATCAGTGGCGTGGCCATCCAGGAAAAGGTACCTGACTCTCTTCTTGATCGTGCCCATGAGATCCAGCTCATTGACCTCAGTGCTGAAAAGCTGCTGGAGCGCATGGCTGAGGGCAAGGTGTACATGGGTGAACGGGCTGAACATGCCGTCTCCAATTTCTTCAAAGAAGGCACCCTCACCGCCCTGCGAGAACTCGCCCTCCGCTTCACCGCCGAACGGGTAGATCGTGACCTGGAGGACATCCGCCGTGCACGGCGTGTGACCAGTGCCTGGAAGACCCATGCGCGTCTCCTCGTCGGCATCGGTCCCAGTCCTTATGCGGAAAGCCTCATCCGCTGGACGCGCCGCGCCGCCGCAAGACTGGACGGATCCTGGATCGTCGCCTGGGTAGAAAGATCCGCCCCACTCAGCCCTGCCGAACAAGAAGTGCTGACACGCGCCCTGGGGCTGGCGCGACGCCTCGGGGCTGAGGTGGTCACCCTCACGGGGGATGATGTGGCGGAGGCCCTGCTGCAACTGGCCAGCGAACGCAATGTCTCCCAGATCGTCGTGGGCAAGCCTGACAAACGCACCTGGGGCAGCTCGCTGGCAGATCGCCTCATCGCCGAAAGTGGTGACATTGATGTCTGTGTGGTGCGCCCCGTAGCTGGGCGGCAGCTCACGGCCACCACGACACTTCCCTCTAGCATCCCCATCTCTCAAGTCGCCGAATATAGCTGGGCAGTGGCGCTCACGTTCGTGCTGACGAGCCTGTGTTGGGCCCTTTTGCCGATCACCGGCTACACCTTTGTCGCGCTCGTTTTGTTGCTCGGCGTCATGGCCGCAGGCATGCGTTTCAGCCGAGGCCCCGTACTGGCCATGGCCTCCGTCAGTGCCCTCGCGTGGAACTACTTTTTCATTCCACCGCAGTTTACCCTGCACATTGATCAGCCTGAGGACATGCTCATGTTTGGCATGTTCTTTCTGGTGGCTCTCAGCATGGGCCACCTCACCACACGTCTGCGCCAGCGTGAGGCCGCCGAGCGCCGCCGCCAGCGCCAGACGGCGGCTTTATTGCGCGTCACTCAAAGCGCCGCCCTGGCCGCCGAGCCTGACAAAGGCCTGCACGAAGCTCTGCGTGTGATCACGGATCTCTTGCAGTCTAGCGTCTCCCTGGTGCTGCGGCAAAGTGACCACACCCTCAGTCCAGCGGCTCATACCTCCAGCAGCTTTCAGCCTAACTCCAAGGAGTGGGGCGTGGTGGCTTGGAGCTTTGATCACAAACAAGCAGCCGGTCGTTTCACCGATACCCTGCCCGAATCGGACGCCACCTGGTTCCCTCTGCAAACTGCCACCTCCACCATGGGCGTGCTGGGCATCCGACTGGAGCGGGAAGCGAGACTGGATTTCACCACCCGGCAGACCATTGAGGCGCTGGCCCTGCAGCTCGCTCTGGTTTTGGAGAAAGAGCATTTCATCCAGGCTGCCAGCCGAGCCGAGGTGCTGGAGCAATCTGAAAAGCTACGCCAAACCCTGCTGGACAGCGTTTCCCATGAGCTCAAAACTCCCCTCGCCATCATCAAAGCCAGCCTGGAAGGTCTGAGTGAACAACCAACGGCCACCAACCTTTACACAGGAGAAATCGCCACGGCTACCACACGCCTCCAGCGCGTGGTGGATCATCTCCTGCACATGACTCGCATTGAATCTGCCGTGATGCAGCCGCACCTCGATTGGTGTGACATCCGCGATGTCATCCAGGCTGCCCGCACTGCCGCAGGACCCGCCGTTACCGCCCATCCACTCAGCGTCTTCATTCCAGACACCATGCCTCTCGTTAGGCTGGATCATAGCCTCACGGCACAAGCTGTGGCCAATATCCTGCATAATGCCACCACTTACACGCCTGCGGGCACCGCCATTGAAATCCGTGTTACCTTACAGGGAGATCGCTTTTATCTCATTATTCGGGATCATGGCCCAGGCTTCGCAGGTGAAAGTGTGCTGCGGGTATTTGAGAAATTTTATCGCGCCCCAGGCAGTCCAGCAGGGGGGACAGGCCTAGGTTTAGCCATTGCCCGTGGTTTCGTGCGCGCTCAAGGAGGCGAGATCAGCGCCCGTAACCACCCCGATGGCGGGGCCGAGGTGGCCCTCGAAATGAAACATGTTTTTTGA
- the kdpC gene encoding K(+)-transporting ATPase subunit C — MKLLLQEIRPAIIATFVLAGITCGVYPLLVTAMAQAAFKDQAKGSLIIGADGKVRGSSLLGQNFSSERYFHTRPSAAGSGYDGASSSGSNLGPTSQKLRDQIQERLTAYRTLNGLAADAEVPADAVTASGSGLDPHISVKNAALQATRVAKARNLPLPQVENLITAHTSAPTFGLLGEARVNVVLLNLALDAVK, encoded by the coding sequence ATGAAACTGCTTCTCCAAGAAATCCGCCCCGCCATTATCGCCACCTTCGTGCTGGCAGGCATCACCTGCGGAGTTTACCCCCTGCTCGTCACCGCCATGGCACAGGCGGCCTTTAAAGATCAGGCCAAGGGCAGCCTCATCATCGGTGCCGATGGCAAGGTGCGTGGCTCCAGCCTGCTGGGGCAAAACTTCTCCTCAGAGCGCTACTTTCACACACGCCCGAGCGCGGCGGGCAGCGGTTACGACGGCGCCAGTTCCAGCGGTAGCAACCTCGGCCCCACCTCTCAAAAATTGCGGGATCAGATCCAGGAACGTCTCACCGCCTACCGCACTCTGAATGGTCTGGCCGCCGATGCCGAAGTGCCTGCCGATGCCGTCACCGCCTCCGGCTCCGGTTTGGACCCACACATCAGTGTCAAAAATGCCGCTCTCCAGGCCACCCGTGTGGCCAAGGCGAGAAACCTGCCTTTGCCACAGGTCGAGAACCTCATCACCGCCCACACCAGCGCACCCACCTTTGGCCTTCTAGGTGAGGCGCGGGTGAATGTGGTCTTGCTGAATCTGGCACTCGACGCCGTCAAATAA